From the Thermococcus guaymasensis DSM 11113 genome, one window contains:
- a CDS encoding MBL fold metallo-hydrolase has product MIVYFIGTGGSEGIPAHLCTCPTCNEARKFGFARRLPSTVAIITENKKAVLFDVGTDIRDALQVPLEAIFLTHWHHDHIYGLYKLRWMALETPLYAPEGQADALILNEPKNLRPKTIKPGDTVEIDTLKITALHLNHQVETLGYLIEEDGKSIALLYDTKGLPEGTWEFLEEKAPLRLAIVDATYPPGTNDPYHNNVDEAAEIGLKLAKRTVLSHISHKNLPFLQLTEYVRKRWGNKVLVAYDGMVFYV; this is encoded by the coding sequence TTGATAGTCTACTTCATAGGCACCGGAGGAAGCGAGGGAATCCCGGCGCACCTGTGTACCTGCCCGACCTGCAACGAGGCAAGGAAATTTGGCTTCGCCCGAAGGCTGCCTTCAACGGTGGCTATAATCACAGAGAACAAGAAAGCCGTCCTCTTCGACGTCGGGACGGACATAAGGGATGCTCTCCAAGTCCCGCTGGAGGCAATCTTCCTGACTCACTGGCACCACGACCACATCTACGGTCTCTACAAGCTCCGCTGGATGGCGCTGGAAACGCCGCTCTACGCGCCGGAGGGCCAAGCTGACGCGCTGATTCTAAACGAGCCCAAGAATCTCCGCCCGAAGACGATAAAGCCGGGCGACACCGTTGAAATAGACACCCTTAAAATCACAGCGCTCCACCTGAACCACCAAGTCGAGACCCTTGGCTACCTCATCGAGGAGGACGGAAAGAGTATCGCCCTGCTCTACGACACAAAAGGCCTTCCCGAGGGAACGTGGGAGTTCCTTGAGGAAAAGGCGCCCCTACGGCTGGCAATAGTTGACGCGACTTATCCCCCGGGAACCAACGATCCCTATCATAACAACGTGGACGAGGCTGCGGAGATTGGCCTCAAGCTCGCCAAGAGGACAGTTCTCAGCCACATTTCCCACAAGAACCTGCCGTTCCTCCAGCTGACCGAGTACGTGAGGAAGAGGTGGGG
- a CDS encoding DUF5615 family PIN-like protein, with protein MKFIADMMLGRLARWLRLYGYDTLYGVEDDDEILEIAGREDRIILTRDSGLAERARKFGLKVILLSSNSLEEQVRELKSFGVEFRELFPPNARCPKCNGLIRTVSKEDVRDKVPPKVYESYDEFYVCEDCGQVYWPGRQWREMLKIDERLRRV; from the coding sequence ATGAAGTTCATCGCCGACATGATGCTTGGCCGGCTCGCGAGGTGGCTCAGGCTTTACGGCTACGACACGCTCTACGGCGTCGAGGACGACGACGAGATACTAGAGATTGCCGGGAGAGAGGACAGAATAATCCTCACCCGCGATTCCGGGCTTGCTGAGAGGGCGAGAAAGTTCGGCCTCAAGGTAATCCTGCTAAGCTCAAACTCCCTTGAGGAGCAGGTTAGGGAGCTCAAGAGCTTCGGCGTTGAGTTTAGAGAGCTTTTTCCACCGAACGCCCGCTGCCCGAAGTGTAACGGGCTTATACGAACTGTCTCAAAGGAAGACGTTAGAGACAAAGTTCCCCCAAAGGTTTACGAGAGCTACGACGAGTTCTACGTCTGCGAGGACTGCGGCCAGGTTTACTGGCCCGGGAGACAGTGGAGGGAGATGTTAAAAATCGACGAAAGGCTTAGGAGAGTTTAA